DNA from Bacteroidia bacterium:
CGGCTTTATCATACTTTCCTGCTTTATAATTGGTATTGGCGCTGTCTATTTGCGGATTTGCAAAAGCAAAATGAGCGAGAAAAAAGAAGGCTGCAAAAAATATTTTTTCGATTTTTTTCATGTTACATTTCGTCTTCTAATTGCGTTATTAAATGAACGGTATCGCTAAACACCGTATTTAAATCGCTGGAAACAGCAGTAGGAGCGTAGCGCACGTATTCGCAATTGTCTACCACTTGCATTAATTTTTTAATGGTTTCTTCCGTAACGTTTCTACTTTTTAATTTCTCAATAATTTTTTCTTTCGAAAGATCTGCTACTGGAATGCTGAGTTTATCGCTCATATAGCCATTTAGGGCTTTTAAAACTTCGTCGTAAAATCCTTCTTTGTTATTATTCTTGATGTGCTTTTCGGCAAGTGCTAAACGCCTTTTTGCCATTTTCGTTGCCTTCTTACTTTTTACTAAAGTAGCGTCGCTGTTGTCTTTTTCATGCTTTTTTCTGAAAAATAAAAATAGGAAAAACAAAAGAATAGGAGAAATCATTCCTGCGACAAAAGGAACTGAGCCGAAAAAATAATTTTCTGATATTTTCTCGTCCGAAAAATTATTTTTCAGGAAGCGAATATCGCTACCAATTAATTTCACATCTTCTTTTTCCACATTGTTCACAACCATTGTAGAGGGCGTGTTATCTCCTTTTGCTACGCTAAGGTCAAATTCGGGAGCGGGAATGGTGATGTATTGTTTTTTGGTCGGATCAAAATACGTGAAATTGATTTTATTAATTTTAAAATCTCCTTCATGTCTTGGTATCAAAAGGTAATCGTATGTTTTACTTCCGGAAACACCTGTGGACGTTACAGAAATATTATCATTCACTTTCGGATCGTAGCTCTCAATGTCTTGCGGAAAATTAATTTTCAAGGCATCCATTAATTTGATATTCCCGCTGCCGCTCAGTGTTAGCGTCAGGTCTATGGCATCGTTTGCTTTTACTTTATTTTTATTGATGCTGGCTTTCATGGAAAAAATACCCACCGCTCCCGAAAAATCATCTGGTTTATTTTTGTCCGGTAAAGGCATTACGTCAATTTTTATTGGATTGCTTTTTACGGTATATACTTTATCCTGATAGCCGCCTCCAAAAAACTGTTCGAAAATACTTTGCGGCTGACTGCTTTGTTGGCGTACAATGCAATCAACACTCATCGGATCAATGGTAATTGTTCCGGTACGTTGCGGAAAAATAAATGTTTTGCGAAGTTCGGCAACATTGTAGCTAACGCCATTTATGCGTTCGGTAGCGAGTTGAATTTGGCTTTTTGAAATTAAATCTTGCGACCAAAATCCATCATAAGTAGGAAAGTTTACATTCTGAAATCCTTTTAAATTAAGGCGTGTATAGATTTTTTGTGTTACTGTAATTTGTTCTCCAAGATATACTTTTGTTTTATTGACAATTGTTTTTGCGAATAAATTTTGAGACATATCTTTATCTGGAGCACTTGCTTGTTGCGGATTT
Protein-coding regions in this window:
- a CDS encoding BatD family protein yields the protein MKKIFFLLFFFCTSSFLWAQKFTASASKTTVGVGEQFQISFSLNANGDNFVPPSLSDFDVYSGPNESSSMQFINGSVSQSVSLSYILAPKKEGKFSIGAASIVVNGTKISSNSITITVVKGNPQAQNQSSNQQGGNPQQASAPDKDMSQNLFAKTIVNKTKVYLGEQITVTQKIYTRLNLKGFQNVNFPTYDGFWSQDLISKSQIQLATERINGVSYNVAELRKTFIFPQRTGTITIDPMSVDCIVRQQSSQPQSIFEQFFGGGYQDKVYTVKSNPIKIDVMPLPDKNKPDDFSGAVGIFSMKASINKNKVKANDAIDLTLTLSGSGNIKLMDALKINFPQDIESYDPKVNDNISVTSTGVSGSKTYDYLLIPRHEGDFKINKINFTYFDPTKKQYITIPAPEFDLSVAKGDNTPSTMVVNNVEKEDVKLIGSDIRFLKNNFSDEKISENYFFGSVPFVAGMISPILLFFLFLFFRKKHEKDNSDATLVKSKKATKMAKRRLALAEKHIKNNNKEGFYDEVLKALNGYMSDKLSIPVADLSKEKIIEKLKSRNVTEETIKKLMQVVDNCEYVRYAPTAVSSDLNTVFSDTVHLITQLEDEM